The genomic segment GAACAGAGCATCGAAGTCCGGTACGGCACAGCTTCCCGATTTCGACGGCGATGTGTTCTTCCAGTCCGCATCGGCTCTCGTCAGAGACGAAACCATAAGCACCGATATCACCTCGGTGGAGGAGAACAAGCGTCTGGGTTCGTCTCTGCCCAAGGAGTTGTCCGTATCGCTTCCGGATTACTCCTTTACCAACGTCAGTGTTGACAGTTCGGGAACCACTCCCGAATTGACCTGGACTCTCAATACCACTCAGGACATAGACGCTATGAGTATGGGAGTGAAAGAAGAGGCCTATTCTTATGTCACCTCCGGTGATGAGACGGTGAACACGCGTACGCAGGTCAACTGGGATGTATTCTTCGAGAAGGGTAAAGGAACCCAAAGCTACGCCTTCCCGTCTCTTCCCAAAGACCTGGAGGCCTGGTTCGACGATATCGAAGGGGACCCGACTTTCACCGTTTCCGTCATAGATTACGATAACCTCACAGGATACAGTTCTCTGATGGACCTGGTCCTCAGTGGGCAGGATCCGGAGAAGTCGGCCTTGCGGATTCTGGAGGCGGAGTTTCCGGGAGCTCTCTACTGGTAACTGAGATATAAGATCCCGTTTTTGATCGAGAAAGGGACAGAGGATTTCCTCTGTCCCTTTCTCTGTTAGGTATAAACACACTTTCCCGCAAGGGGGCTTTGAGTTATATTATGACTCATATCTGGCCTTCTACAGGTCGTATCGACTTTTCTAGGCTATAGGATTGGAGCGGGTGAGATGCTTGAATCTCTGATAACGTCCAAGACGCGGGTGCGTCTTCTTCTAAAATTGTTTCTGAATCCCGGATCCTCTGGATACCTTAGGGAACTGGCCGACGAGTTTGGCGAGTCGACCAACTCGGTCAGGGTGGAGCTGAACCGCCTGGCCGAAGCGGGATTGCTAGAGTCCTCCACGGAAGGCAGGACCAAGGTCTATCGGGCCAACAGCGGACATCCGTTGTTCCCGGAGATACAGGGGCTCGTCCGAAAGACCATGGGAATAGATCGTCTGGTCGAGTCTGTCGTGGCCAAACTGGGTGACGTAAAACTGGCTTTCGTCACCGGCGATTACGCCAGAGGGGTGAACTCCGGGCTTATGGACCTGGTCCTGGTGGGATCCATCGACAGGGAGTACCTACAGGGACTGGTTTCCCGTCTGGAATCGGATCTGGGAATAAAGATAAGGTGGCTGGTTCTGGACGACGACGAGTTCGAAAGGCTAAAGGTTACCTTCGAGGGGCAGGATGCTTTGGTCATCTGGAAGAGAGAGGAGAACCGGTCATGAAAGGGAAAAAAGCCCTCGTAACGGGAGGAGCGGGTTTCATAGGGTCTCATCTCTGCGATCTTTTGATCGACAGAGGATGGACCGTATCCGTTCTCGACGATCTCTCCGGTACGGATGGTTCCAATATAGAACATCTAGAGGGTAAGGGAGTGGAGCTCTACAGAGGGGATATTCGGGATCTTGCTCTGATGGAACGTCTTCAGGCGTCGGTCGACGGGGTCTTCCATCTGGCCGCCATGGTATCGGTTCCCAGGTCCGTACGGGAGCCTAAGGAGTGTTACGAGGTAAACGTGACCGCCTTTTCCGATATGCTCGAGCTACTGAAAGACAGGCCCGTTCCGGTGGTATACGCCAGCTCCGCCGCCATCTACGGAGAGGGAGCCGACGACGGACCGAGACGGGAGACCGAGCTTCCTATGCCTCAGTCTCCCTACGGTGCAAGCAAGGCCATGGACGAGCTGGTGGCAGCTGCGGCTTCCCGCTGTTGGGGTATCCCTTCGGTGGGGCTTCGGTTCTTCAACGTCTACGGTCCCAGGCAGAATCCGGAGGGACCCTACGCCTCGGTCATACCTCGTTTTACCACGGCTCTTCTGGACGGTCGTGCCGTGACGGTATTCGGAGACGGAGAGCAGACCAGGGATTTCATCCACGTTAAAGACGTCGCCAGGGTTATGGTGAGGGCCGCCGAGGAGGCCCAGTCCATAGGCGGTTCGGTCATGAACGTGGGAAGCGGCCGCAGGGCGTCGGTGAACGAGGTCTACACGCTGTTGTCCCGATTGGTTCCGGAAAAAGAGTCTCCTTCTTTCGAGCTGGAGAGGCCCGGCGACATCAGGCACAGCTTCGCCGATCTATCCAGGCTTAGGAGCCTGATGGACCTTTCTTCCTTTCAATCCCTGGAGGGCGGCATAGACGACACAGTCTCCTATTATCGACAGAGAGGCGGCCTCTGATGGCGAAAGGCAGGAATAAGGTAGTCGTCCTGGCCTTCGGGACCAGGCCGGAGGCCATAAAGATGGCCCCGGTCTACAGGGCCCTTTCCATGCGAGACGGCCTGATTCCCAAGATACTGCTCACAGGGCAGCACAGGGAACAGCTTCGCCAGGCATTGGAGATCTTCGAGATATCCGCCGACGCGAATCTGGACGTAATGACAGACCGCCAGACCCTTCCGGATCTGGCGGCCAAGATTCTTCCCCAGACCGCCGAAGCCCTGAGGGAACTTGAGGCGGATTACGTCCTGGTTCACGGAGATACCCTGACCACCTTTGCCGTGGCCTGGGCGGCCTTTCTTGAGAGAATTCCGGTGGGGCACGTCGAGGCGGGGCTTCGCTCCGGATCCATGTCCGAGCCCTTCCCGGAGGAGGCCAACAGGGTGTTGACCGACGTCATATGCGATCTGTACTTCGCCCCTACCGAGACCTCAAGGGACAATTTGCTTCGGGAGGGAAAGAGGGAGGACCGTATAGTGGTGACCGGTCAGACCGGCGTGGACGCCATACTATACGCCGCCCGAAAGGGGACCCTGCCTGTCGAGATGCCCCGGTCGGAAAGGATCGTTACGGTGACCCTCCACAGGAGGGAAAACTGGCCCGTTCTGCCAGGCCTGGCCGAGGCGGTGGCCTCGATAGCCAGGGAGCATCGGGACCATCTCTTCGTCTATCCGGTCCATCTCAACCCTGCCGTACGTGAGTCGGTGTGGCCGATTTTGGAGAAAGAGCCCAACGTTCTTCTTCTGGATCCTCTGGGATACGGGGCCATGGCGGCGTTGCTGTCCGCCAGCCGTCTCATACTGACCGATTCGGGAGGGCTCCAGGAGGAGGGTGCTTCTCTTGGGGTTCCTGTGGCCGTCGCCAGAAACGTCACGGAGAGGCCCGAGGGGGTGGAGGCCGGCATACTGACTTTGGTCGGCAACGATCCTAAGAACCTGAAGGAGGCCGTGTCGTCTCTTCTGGACGACGATGTCCGTTTGGCCCGTATGGCGTCGTGTACCAATCCCTACGGGGACGGAAGGGCGTCGGAGAGGATAGCGAAAGCCCTCGACTGTATGGTCGAGGGCTAGCGAACGGGTCTGGCAGGCGTTCCCACCGCTGTGATGCCTCCCGGCAGGTCATACACGACGGTGGCTCCCGCTCCGACGGTGGTCCAGGCTCCGACTGTGACGCCTGGGACGGCTCGGCTTCCTATGCCCATGAATGCCCCCTCCTCCAGGGTCACGGCCCCGGCCAGGTTGCATCCCGGCGCCACGTGGACGAAGTTCCCTATGAGGCAGTCGTGGTCCACCGTGGCTCCGGTGTTTATTATGGCGTGGTTTCCCAGAACCGAGTTCGGCTGGATCACCGCCCCGGCGAAGACCACCGTGCCCGGTCCTATTTTTACCGAGGGATCGACGATAGCGGACGGGTGAACGGCGGAGATCCAATCCACCCCCTCCATTCTCCGGGCGATTTTTCGTCTGGTCTCGTTGATCCCCACTGCTATAACAGCCGAGGGGTTCTTAGATTCCCTGACGACATCCATAGGACCCGCTACGGTTATTCCCGATACCTCAGATCCCCACAGTTTTTCGTCGTCGTCCAGTACGGCGACCACTTGGTATCCCAGGGCCTTTAATGTGGCTATGACCACCTTGCCGTGTCCTCCCGCACCGAGAACGAAAACGTCTCTCATCGGGAGCCTCCGAAAGGCGGCATGGTGGCGTGGTCTCCCGAGCTTATGCCTTCCCTGAAGAACACCGATTTCACCGTCATGAAGAGTATCTTCCAGTCCAGTTTTCTGGACCAGTTGTCCACGTACCATATGTCCAGGGAGAACTTATCCTCCCAGGACAGGGCGTTTCTTCCGTTTACCTGAGCCCAGCCGGTTACACCCGGTCGGACCAGATGGCGTCTGGACTGTTCCGGGCTGTAGAGAGGTAGGTATTCGACCAGCAGAGGCCTGGGCCCCACCAGGCTCATGTCTCCCTTCAGGACGTTGAACAGCTCGGGCAGTTCGTCCAGGCTGGTGCTGCGGAGGAACCGTCCGAAGGGAGGAAGCCTCTTTTCGTCCGGCAGGAGCTCTCCGCTTTCGTCTCTGCCGTCGGTCATTGTGCGGAACTTTATCATGTGAAAGATCCGTCCGTTAAGCCCCGGCCTTCTCTGCTCGAAGAATATGGGACGGCCCAGCTTGATCCGAACAGCCAGGGAAACGGCTGCCAGTATCGGAGACAGTGCCACGATGCCGGCAGCCGCCAGGCATATGTCGACGGCTCTCTTGATCGGATCGGTTACGGATGGATGGGGATTTTTCACCGTTTCAGGGCCTTCTTTACCGTCTCTATGACCCTGTCTTGCTGCTGTTCCGTCATGGAGGTGCCGGAGGGAAGGCACAGGCCGTTCTCGAAGAGTCTGTCTCCGACGCTTATACCGTCGTCGTGGGAGGCGTAGCCGCAGCCCTCGAATACCGGCTGAAGGTGCATGGGTTTCCAGACCGGTCGGCTCTCTATGTTCTCGTCTCCCAGGGCCTTCCATATGTCCATGGCGGTGGTGCCGGTCTCGTCGGGATCGACGGTTATGGAGGTGAGCCACATGGAGGATCTTCCCTTCTTGGCCTCGGGCATCAGGGCGATTCCCGGAATGTCCGAGAATGCCTTTTCGTATCTTTTGTAGACGGCCCTTTTGGCCTCGACTCTCTCGTCCAGGTGGAGCATCTGCCCTCTGCCTATGGCGGCCAGGACGTTGCTCATCCTGTAGTTGTAGCCTATCTCGCTGTGCTGATACCAGGGAGCCTTGTCCCTGGCCTGGGTGGCCCAGAAGAAGGCCTTCTCCCTGGATTCGACGTCGTCCAGCAGGAGCATTCCTCCTCCGGAGGTGGTTATTATCTTGTTCCCGTTGTAGGAAAGAACCGAGTAGCGCCCGAATGTGCCGCACTTTCTGCCGTCGTAGTCGGCTCCCAGAGCCTCCGCCGAGTCCTCCAGCACCGGGATGTCGTGGCGGTCGAAGATAGGCATGAGTTCGTCCCATTTGGGGGCCTGGCCGTATAGCTCCGCCACTATGGCCGCCTTGGGTTTTATTCCCTTGGACGACAGGTCGTCTATGGCGCGCTCCAGGGCCCGAGGCGACATGTTCCAGGTGTCCTCGTCGGAGTCGACGAAGTAGGGCTTGGCTCCCATGAAGGTGACAGGACTGACCGACGCTATGAAGGTCAGACTGGAGCACAGCACCACGTCTCCGGTCTCTACGCCCAGAAGCCGCAGCCCCAGATGGAGCGCCGCCGTGCCCGAGCTGAGTGCCAGGGCCTGAGGCCTTCCTATGTAATCGGACGTCTCCCTCTCGAATGCGTCCACCTGAGGCCCCAGAGGGGCTATCCAGCCCGATTCGAAGGCTTCGTGGACGAAACCAAGCTCGTCTCCGCTCATGTGGGGCGGGGACAGTATTATTCGTTCCCGTTGCGTAGTCAAAAGGTCACCCTCTTCATTTTTGATTTAGACCGGTTTCGATCGATATTCTATCACGCTTTTACGTCCAGATGGCCGTGGACGATTATGGGCTTGCTGGGAGGCGGGGCTTTTTCCGGTTCCCGTTCCTCCTGCTCGTCCTTCTCCTCTTTTTCCTCGTCTTTTTCCCTGTCCTGTTCCTGTCGGAGCTCTTCCTCCAGGGCCTCTTCCCAGTCTTTTTTGCTTCCCTTTCCGTCCTTCCCTCTTCTCTCCACTCTCTTCAATTTAGTAGGGGCTATGGATTTTACCGGTCTTATGCTCTCTATCCTCTCGGTCATCGGATATCCCTCCTCCAGTAAATGGGTTCTCTTTATTTTTTCGTACTCCTCGGAGAGGTTCTGTAGTTGAAGATTTAAACTATAAACGAGTTTATTGGTGTACTTTATTTTTTGACGGCCTGTAAATCGAACGAAGGTTTTCTAAATCGAGGTTCATGGAAGCTGTTTTGGTTTATTCTGGTTTACTATGGGTTTTTAGGCAAGCCGATTTATCTGTGAAAAAGATCGCTGGTTTAGCCTTAAAGCCTTGATGTGGCTGTGTTTTTTGTTCTTGCTCGGAGGGGCGGTTCATTTTAGAGTTCCTGAACCTATTGACATATTTGGTTTATGATATAGACTTAAGCCGTAGAGCGAGATCCCGTTTGTTTCAGTTACACTATCCAATGTAAGGAGGAATATATATGAACCCGTCTCCTTTGAAAGTCTCTTCCGAGATCGGTCGTCTCAAGACGGTACTTCTTCACAGACCGGGTAAAGAGGTGGAAAACCTCACCCCCGATCTTATGGAGCGCCTTCTCTTCGACGACATCCCCTACCTGGAGGTCGCCAGACAGGAACACGATGCCTTCGCCGAGATCCTGACGGACAACGGGGTGGAGGTCCTCTATCTGGAGAACCTGGCCGCCGAGTCCCTGACGGATGTCTTCGTTAGAGACAGTTTCGTCGACGATTTCATCTCCGAGGCGAGAATTCCCGGCCGCGGCACCAGGGAAAGCCTCAAGGATTATTTTCTTTCCTTCGAGCCCAGAGAGATGGTGGACCGTATGATGGCCGGAGTCCGTTGGCACGAGATGGCCGATACCCGCAGGCTGTCTCTGGCGGATAAGCTCAGCACCGACGATCCCTTCGCGATCGACCCCCTTCCCAACCTCTACTTCACCAGAGATCCCTTCGCCACCATGGGCAGCGGGATAACCCTCAACCATATGCGTACCGACACGAGAAACAGGGAGACCTTGTTCGCCAAGTATATTTTCGAGAACCATCCCCGTTTTGCCGAGTGCGAGATTCCCATATGGTTCGATCGAGACGAGCATACCTCCCTGGAGGGAGGGGACGAGCTGATCCTCAGTCCGAAGGTGTTGGCTATCGGTATTTCACAGAGGACCGATGCCGCTTCGGTGGAGACCCTGGCGGAGAATATCTTCCGAGACGGTCAGACTTTCGAGACCATACTGGCTTTCAATATCCCCAAGAAGAGGGCCTTCATGCATCTGGATACGGTCTTCACCATGGTGGACAGGGACAAGTTCACCATCCATCCCGAGATAGAGGGGCCGTTGCAGGTCTTCTCGATAAGGAAGGACGGAGACGGCCTCAAGATAGAGGAGATGACCGCTACTTTGGAGGAGATCCTCAAGAGCACCCTGAAGCTGGACGACGTAACCCTCATCCGTTGTGCCGGAGGAGATCCGGTGGACGCCCCCAGAGAGCAGTGGAACGACGGTTCCAACACCTTGGCCATAGCTCCCGGCGAGGTGGTGGTCTACTCCAGAAACTACGTCACCAACGAGCTTCTCAGGGATAACGGCATAAAGACCTAC from the Dethiosulfovibrio russensis genome contains:
- a CDS encoding sugar transferase; the encoded protein is MKNPHPSVTDPIKRAVDICLAAAGIVALSPILAAVSLAVRIKLGRPIFFEQRRPGLNGRIFHMIKFRTMTDGRDESGELLPDEKRLPPFGRFLRSTSLDELPELFNVLKGDMSLVGPRPLLVEYLPLYSPEQSRRHLVRPGVTGWAQVNGRNALSWEDKFSLDIWYVDNWSRKLDWKILFMTVKSVFFREGISSGDHATMPPFGGSR
- the arcA gene encoding arginine deiminase, giving the protein MNPSPLKVSSEIGRLKTVLLHRPGKEVENLTPDLMERLLFDDIPYLEVARQEHDAFAEILTDNGVEVLYLENLAAESLTDVFVRDSFVDDFISEARIPGRGTRESLKDYFLSFEPREMVDRMMAGVRWHEMADTRRLSLADKLSTDDPFAIDPLPNLYFTRDPFATMGSGITLNHMRTDTRNRETLFAKYIFENHPRFAECEIPIWFDRDEHTSLEGGDELILSPKVLAIGISQRTDAASVETLAENIFRDGQTFETILAFNIPKKRAFMHLDTVFTMVDRDKFTIHPEIEGPLQVFSIRKDGDGLKIEEMTATLEEILKSTLKLDDVTLIRCAGGDPVDAPREQWNDGSNTLAIAPGEVVVYSRNYVTNELLRDNGIKTYVMPSSELSRGRGGPRCMSMPLVREEI
- a CDS encoding winged helix-turn-helix domain-containing protein yields the protein MLESLITSKTRVRLLLKLFLNPGSSGYLRELADEFGESTNSVRVELNRLAEAGLLESSTEGRTKVYRANSGHPLFPEIQGLVRKTMGIDRLVESVVAKLGDVKLAFVTGDYARGVNSGLMDLVLVGSIDREYLQGLVSRLESDLGIKIRWLVLDDDEFERLKVTFEGQDALVIWKREENRS
- a CDS encoding acetyltransferase → MRDVFVLGAGGHGKVVIATLKALGYQVVAVLDDDEKLWGSEVSGITVAGPMDVVRESKNPSAVIAVGINETRRKIARRMEGVDWISAVHPSAIVDPSVKIGPGTVVFAGAVIQPNSVLGNHAIINTGATVDHDCLIGNFVHVAPGCNLAGAVTLEEGAFMGIGSRAVPGVTVGAWTTVGAGATVVYDLPGGITAVGTPARPVR
- a CDS encoding NAD-dependent epimerase/dehydratase family protein codes for the protein MKGKKALVTGGAGFIGSHLCDLLIDRGWTVSVLDDLSGTDGSNIEHLEGKGVELYRGDIRDLALMERLQASVDGVFHLAAMVSVPRSVREPKECYEVNVTAFSDMLELLKDRPVPVVYASSAAIYGEGADDGPRRETELPMPQSPYGASKAMDELVAAAASRCWGIPSVGLRFFNVYGPRQNPEGPYASVIPRFTTALLDGRAVTVFGDGEQTRDFIHVKDVARVMVRAAEEAQSIGGSVMNVGSGRRASVNEVYTLLSRLVPEKESPSFELERPGDIRHSFADLSRLRSLMDLSSFQSLEGGIDDTVSYYRQRGGL
- the wecB gene encoding non-hydrolyzing UDP-N-acetylglucosamine 2-epimerase, giving the protein MAKGRNKVVVLAFGTRPEAIKMAPVYRALSMRDGLIPKILLTGQHREQLRQALEIFEISADANLDVMTDRQTLPDLAAKILPQTAEALRELEADYVLVHGDTLTTFAVAWAAFLERIPVGHVEAGLRSGSMSEPFPEEANRVLTDVICDLYFAPTETSRDNLLREGKREDRIVVTGQTGVDAILYAARKGTLPVEMPRSERIVTVTLHRRENWPVLPGLAEAVASIAREHRDHLFVYPVHLNPAVRESVWPILEKEPNVLLLDPLGYGAMAALLSASRLILTDSGGLQEEGASLGVPVAVARNVTERPEGVEAGILTLVGNDPKNLKEAVSSLLDDDVRLARMASCTNPYGDGRASERIAKALDCMVEG
- a CDS encoding DegT/DnrJ/EryC1/StrS family aminotransferase, which codes for MTTQRERIILSPPHMSGDELGFVHEAFESGWIAPLGPQVDAFERETSDYIGRPQALALSSGTAALHLGLRLLGVETGDVVLCSSLTFIASVSPVTFMGAKPYFVDSDEDTWNMSPRALERAIDDLSSKGIKPKAAIVAELYGQAPKWDELMPIFDRHDIPVLEDSAEALGADYDGRKCGTFGRYSVLSYNGNKIITTSGGGMLLLDDVESREKAFFWATQARDKAPWYQHSEIGYNYRMSNVLAAIGRGQMLHLDERVEAKRAVYKRYEKAFSDIPGIALMPEAKKGRSSMWLTSITVDPDETGTTAMDIWKALGDENIESRPVWKPMHLQPVFEGCGYASHDDGISVGDRLFENGLCLPSGTSMTEQQQDRVIETVKKALKR